The DNA segment TACCTACTGTTGATGTTGGATCAATGTTTTATTTTCTCCTTAGTTATGTTTTTTGATCATTTTTACTCATTTAATATCCATTTGGCaaaataatatgataaaattgattatgTCAACTTTTCTTTTTTAACTATCCCAGTTTACTTTGATTACTGATGAACTAAAATCAATGGTTACCAGTTGAGTTAGATACAGAGGTGCCTAACCAGATGAGGAGCTAATTATATTATGGAGTAGAACCAACGCAGAACAGAGACATTATTCTGAATAATATTACTTGAGTGAATTTAACTACCTACGctttgtattttattactccCCTTATCAGGTTATTATGTCACGTCTCACACGCGTTGTAGAATTATTCATAGCGCACTAAAGTAGCTACTGCAGCGAGCAGGTACTTAGATAACAAATGGATTAGTTGCGAgggcttatttatttaatattgccTCTCCTTGATCCAATTTAAAAAGCCTTTTACGTGTGCAATCTGCGAGAAAACCGTCAAGTGCGAAGCCGAGTATTGGATTAGTAACGCGGGAACGACGTTAGTGGAGCCAGGAGGCGTGATGCAGACACACGGCAACTTGACTGCGAACTATTTGTGGCAACCGGGGGAGTTCGCCAGGCGGGTGCTCGGCGAGCGGCCTTCCCCCGTTCCTCCGACAAGAGAGCTCTGGCCTCCGCCGCAGCAGCCCATCAGCATTAGCACTCTACATGTCGCTTATCTCCAAGATGAACCCTACGCGAGACGGACTTCGACACTCCCCCCACAACCATACGTACCTACCACAATCCCCGTTGAGTACGATTACGGACCTCGAGTATGCACTGTGGGAACTAATACCGAACCCGCACCGAATTTATTCGACAGGATGAGAATTTTGCTCAAACGTAAACAGGATGATGTCGTTGTCGCTCAAACTGGCCGCCTCACCGCCGTCCGAGAAACCGCTATAGACGGAAAAGATGAAGAAAATCCAGCTAGAAAAGCGTTCAACGGTCTCAAAAAGGCACTCTCCGGTGCAAAGTACAAAATATCTCCCGGATCGGAGACTGTAGACAGCCCTAAGATATCATATGAGATGCCGAAACCGGGGGATAGAATGACAACGACCTTTGGAGCTAGAGAGTCAAGGAGTTGGTGCAAGCTGCCTTCGGGAGCTGAGTGTCGGCGGCGACTCCGTACTATAGGAGACTGGTGCTCCCGCCGACCGCGCCGACCGCCACGAAGACAGTCGCATCCACCTCGGCTACAGATTACCCAGGTCTGATGAGCAGAAGATAGAAATCGTCTTGGAGCTTTCCAGTAAAGTGTGCAGTAAAAGTTCCTGCTACTACTTGTCACCATAGCTTATTGCTTATGGCTAAACAATGTTTGTGTTGTAGCATGATTGAAGTTTAGTAGCGTTTGGCTAATAAATGTGTCTCGGTAATCTGTGTTTTGTTGGCGCGGGTGGGGCTCGGGGCGGACGGGGCGCGGGCTGCGGCGGCGAGGGCGGGCGGCAGTCTCGTGTCAGGCGTCGAGTCGCCCGGTCCGCCCGCCCAGCGCCGAGGCCCGCCCTGCGTACCCACACAAAGCCGAGATCCAGACACCCCTTCCTTATCTGTCCCGTCATAAACATACTGCATAGAAAACTGCACGGTAGCGTTATTGTTAAGTTCTCTTTTGTGGTAAAGGTGATTTGAGTGTAGAATCACTGTACCGACGCGATCCAATGCGCAAATCTGACGGAACTCGGAATTTTCTGGTGGATTTTTTCATCTACAATAATATGTTCGATGTTTTTATCAGATTGGACTTcgttattttgtgaaacaagagAGACATGGCtctaaaatatttcattttcacGATAGAATACAAGTCGTAAAAATTACATGCTGATTGGCTTGTTtgttgaaattcaaaatcaacCTGAAACAAATACTGTAGCGACATACATTCATGacattaaattgaatacacCTAATCAAATTATTAATCCTTTAGGATCATTTACGTTAATCACGTAGTTTTGATATAAAAACAGATCGTCATACCAATCACTAATCGTTTTACTAAAATTAATCG comes from the Cydia amplana chromosome 12, ilCydAmpl1.1, whole genome shotgun sequence genome and includes:
- the LOC134652912 gene encoding uncharacterized protein LOC134652912, which gives rise to MQTHGNLTANYLWQPGEFARRVLGERPSPVPPTRELWPPPQQPISISTLHVAYLQDEPYARRTSTLPPQPYVPTTIPVEYDYGPRVCTVGTNTEPAPNLFDRMRILLKRKQDDVVVAQTGRLTAVRETAIDGKDEENPARKAFNGLKKALSGAKYKISPGSETVDSPKISYEMPKPGDRMTTTFGARESRSWCKLPSGAECRRRLRTIGDWCSRRPRRPPRRQSHPPRLQITQV